A region from the Wansuia hejianensis genome encodes:
- a CDS encoding arylamine N-acetyltransferase family protein: MYEELYAHIPEPEAYLERLGIPAPLKPNREFLDRLVYAHQCAVPFENLDICDYHMPVSLAIPALYDKIVLRKRGGYCFELNGLFTQLLKDLGYRAWSCMCRIVRGRDYLPPIMHRGVVAEVEGELYYCDVGFGGPAPSGAVKISEGGTTECRGELFHTVRLDDIWWALDRTTSDGSIEHVFRFYTMPQENVDFIALNNYCSTSPDSNFTKRRSMNLKTPEGNYNLMGSLFTEVKNGKAAARNVGTQTEFLQIAEQYFHLKL, from the coding sequence ATGTACGAAGAATTATATGCTCACATACCTGAACCGGAGGCATATCTAGAGCGTCTGGGAATTCCGGCTCCGTTAAAGCCCAACAGGGAATTTCTTGACAGGCTGGTCTATGCGCACCAATGCGCCGTTCCTTTTGAAAACCTGGATATCTGTGATTACCACATGCCTGTATCCCTGGCGATACCTGCGCTGTATGATAAAATAGTCCTCCGGAAGAGGGGAGGATATTGTTTCGAACTGAATGGCCTGTTTACGCAGCTTCTAAAGGATCTGGGCTATCGCGCATGGTCCTGTATGTGCCGGATTGTACGCGGGAGAGATTACCTGCCGCCAATCATGCACAGAGGCGTGGTGGCAGAGGTGGAAGGGGAACTGTACTACTGTGACGTGGGGTTTGGCGGACCAGCTCCTTCCGGCGCCGTGAAGATATCGGAAGGCGGTACGACAGAATGCCGCGGAGAATTGTTCCACACGGTAAGACTGGATGACATCTGGTGGGCCCTGGACCGGACCACATCGGACGGAAGCATCGAACACGTGTTCCGGTTCTACACCATGCCGCAGGAAAATGTGGATTTTATTGCGCTGAACAATTATTGTTCCACAAGCCCTGATTCAAATTTTACCAAAAGGCGCTCAATGAATCTGAAGACGCCGGAAGGGAATTATAATCTGATGGGCAGTTTATTTACTGAAGTGAAAAATGGAAAGGCTGCGGCCCGGAATGTAGGAACTCAGACTGAATTTCTGCAGATCGCAGAGCAGTATTTCCATTTGAAGCTGTGA